The Mixta hanseatica genome includes a region encoding these proteins:
- a CDS encoding AAA family ATPase, producing MTQQERKVLCTIEKGYSSERDEQIGKLRVYFEVFENGDILPINQMEFFCDTEQVFVTSGYSDIKERFKNNLFESVCIPTNFEQKDGNCRYVTRASSCEEIKGLQVSQIYDVSLPTPNEPSIVVDDIPLTKTLLIKDDSFIYGPFDYTSKFDDKTDSYILSLKSINTPISKIPQYHIGKVGIQKCIAYLSNDKRKPIFLANIKKVLEIIDEEIDFITDDQILSIYGNKIALNADFRSFTKGTIAQIRKHFSSATEYRTFPQRFNRLFQCLEDSLVWDSTKTELIQTFLGTKEGKQVLVDYISQNRDDYFKEEKANFTKKMEEETRKQKNAFDELKEKKEALESEIRKKTRERNDFEVNNVGALSSLSDENRKIIENQIASEKSKLDNLISEVKSIEEKYSKLKEYDKLHKEIQILEDDRDRARDKKKQMEEQVDEVRAKLKENNEILTSRLVKLKPDVDALCGLRPRNAVQQLDYNVPVKVHYISNDIEDIREDLIDTVLDSLNKQGRKTDYATAANILTTISQCQFTLFSGLPGTGKTSLAKMLGNCLGLGNRFLNIPVARGWTSSRDILGFYNALSQSFSPASTGLYELIEQLSSEIDENKEVAASIILLDEFNLSQPEHYFSPFLEMADPESKRVLTTGNPDKAYLNIPDYLRFLGTINQDESVQSLTPRLLDRAAIINFDDFEPNYEISVVGSENILDVNPEAISGKKFIEIFKANSLEVPADIEKILQSVVMTLRDDRLEYGNPIIISYRKIKAIRSYYNVAGPLMSMESKYLGLDYAICQHVIPLLNGYGQGFGKRLEALMLNLPDEMEKCHRMLRRILSHGNQNMFSYGHNL from the coding sequence ATGACACAGCAAGAAAGAAAAGTACTATGCACTATCGAAAAAGGGTATAGCTCAGAGAGGGATGAGCAAATTGGAAAATTAAGAGTTTATTTTGAGGTATTTGAGAATGGAGATATTTTACCTATAAATCAAATGGAGTTTTTTTGCGACACTGAGCAGGTTTTCGTTACAAGTGGATATTCTGATATAAAAGAAAGATTTAAAAATAATTTATTTGAATCCGTTTGTATACCAACTAATTTCGAACAGAAAGATGGTAACTGTAGATATGTCACCCGAGCAAGTTCCTGTGAAGAGATTAAAGGCTTACAGGTTTCTCAAATTTATGATGTCAGCTTACCTACTCCAAACGAGCCATCAATAGTCGTAGATGATATTCCTTTAACTAAAACATTACTCATTAAAGATGACAGCTTTATCTATGGTCCATTTGATTATACGAGTAAGTTTGACGATAAAACGGATAGCTACATTCTATCGCTTAAGTCGATTAATACACCCATAAGCAAGATACCACAGTATCATATCGGTAAAGTTGGAATACAAAAATGCATAGCTTATTTATCTAATGATAAAAGAAAACCTATTTTTTTAGCAAATATAAAGAAAGTGCTAGAAATTATAGATGAAGAAATAGATTTTATTACTGATGATCAAATATTATCAATATATGGAAATAAAATTGCCTTAAACGCTGATTTCAGATCTTTTACAAAAGGCACAATAGCTCAAATTAGAAAGCATTTCTCATCAGCAACAGAGTACCGAACTTTCCCTCAACGGTTTAATCGATTATTTCAATGCTTAGAAGATTCTTTAGTTTGGGATTCTACAAAAACGGAATTGATTCAAACGTTTTTAGGCACAAAGGAAGGAAAGCAAGTATTAGTAGATTATATATCACAGAATAGAGATGACTATTTTAAAGAAGAAAAAGCCAATTTCACTAAAAAGATGGAGGAAGAAACTAGAAAGCAAAAAAATGCATTTGATGAATTAAAAGAAAAGAAAGAAGCACTAGAGTCTGAAATTCGTAAAAAAACAAGAGAAAGAAATGATTTTGAAGTTAACAATGTAGGTGCTTTATCATCATTATCCGATGAAAACAGAAAGATCATTGAAAATCAAATAGCGAGTGAAAAAAGCAAACTAGATAATTTAATTAGTGAAGTGAAAAGTATAGAAGAAAAATATAGCAAGCTCAAAGAGTATGACAAACTCCATAAAGAGATTCAAATCTTAGAAGATGATCGAGACCGTGCCCGCGATAAAAAGAAACAAATGGAAGAGCAGGTTGATGAGGTTAGGGCTAAACTCAAGGAAAATAATGAAATATTAACCAGTCGTTTAGTTAAACTTAAACCTGATGTTGATGCTTTGTGTGGATTAAGGCCGCGTAATGCTGTACAGCAGCTCGATTATAATGTGCCTGTGAAAGTACATTACATTTCAAATGACATTGAAGATATTCGAGAGGATTTAATTGATACAGTTTTAGATTCTTTAAATAAGCAAGGTAGAAAAACTGATTATGCTACTGCTGCTAATATATTAACAACGATTTCTCAATGCCAATTTACTTTGTTTAGTGGGTTACCTGGGACCGGAAAAACATCACTCGCAAAAATGTTAGGAAACTGTCTAGGATTAGGCAATCGATTCTTGAATATTCCCGTTGCACGTGGTTGGACATCATCAAGAGACATTTTGGGTTTTTATAACGCATTGTCACAATCATTTTCTCCGGCTTCAACAGGGTTATATGAGTTGATCGAACAACTAAGCTCTGAAATTGATGAAAACAAAGAGGTAGCTGCTTCAATCATCTTACTGGACGAGTTTAATTTATCTCAACCAGAACATTATTTTAGTCCATTTTTAGAAATGGCTGATCCTGAGTCAAAAAGAGTTCTTACCACGGGAAATCCGGACAAGGCATATCTAAATATACCGGATTACTTGCGTTTTTTAGGTACGATAAATCAAGATGAATCAGTCCAATCGTTAACGCCAAGATTGCTTGATAGAGCAGCAATTATAAATTTTGATGATTTTGAACCAAACTATGAGATCAGTGTGGTTGGCTCTGAAAATATATTAGATGTTAATCCTGAAGCAATAAGTGGGAAGAAATTCATTGAAATATTTAAGGCTAATAGTTTAGAAGTTCCTGCGGATATTGAGAAGATATTGCAGTCAGTTGTTATGACTTTAAGAGACGATCGTCTTGAATATGGAAATCCAATAATAATTTCTTACAGGAAAATCAAAGCGATTAGGTCTTATTATAATGTTGCTGGGCCTCTGATGTCTATGGAGAGCAAATATCTCGGATTAGATTATGCAATATGTCAACATGTTATTCCTTTACTTAATGGTTATGGACAGGGGTTTGGGAAAAGGCTAGAAGCATTAA
- a CDS encoding BRO-N domain-containing protein yields MNTSIATHIFNQTNASVRTVQQGDDVLFIAKDVAEALGYARPDQAVANHCRKVNTYPLKTGGQVRHVQAIPESDVYRLIMRSKLPAAEAFEDWVVEQVLPSLRKHGGYINGQETLSTEEQRLLAQSAEALARLAPLKLALLLSEKRSKADEERLHKVLLTSCMSSVMAGDEQSATLTSAVQALHQEGLLEHAKKRVSVGNLVATKSAPEDILRALLASKRGHR; encoded by the coding sequence ATGAATACTTCAATTGCTACTCACATCTTCAATCAGACCAATGCTTCTGTGCGCACCGTCCAGCAAGGTGATGACGTTCTGTTCATCGCTAAGGATGTCGCTGAGGCCCTTGGTTATGCCCGACCGGACCAAGCTGTAGCGAATCACTGCCGGAAAGTTAATACCTATCCCCTCAAAACAGGGGGTCAGGTCCGACACGTACAGGCTATCCCTGAGTCGGATGTTTACCGGCTTATCATGCGCTCAAAGTTGCCTGCCGCTGAAGCCTTTGAGGATTGGGTCGTTGAGCAGGTCCTACCGAGTCTGCGTAAGCACGGTGGCTACATCAACGGTCAGGAGACCCTGAGTACCGAGGAGCAACGCTTACTGGCTCAATCTGCTGAGGCGCTGGCCCGACTGGCTCCGCTTAAGCTGGCTCTGCTGCTCTCTGAGAAGCGCTCAAAGGCTGATGAGGAGCGTCTACACAAGGTCCTGTTGACCTCCTGCATGTCCTCGGTGATGGCTGGTGATGAACAATCGGCTACGCTGACCAGTGCGGTCCAAGCGTTACATCAAGAGGGACTCCTCGAACACGCCAAGAAGCGAGTAAGCGTAGGCAATCTGGTAGCCACCAAGAGCGCCCCTGAAGACATCTTACGGGCACTGCTTGCGTCCAAGCGTGGTCACCGCTGA
- a CDS encoding tyrosine-type recombinase/integrase, which produces MVTTIHEETNAAKRFFGLLAVITGARCGELTQLTKADIYEDGDNGLLCIDINANNGKALKNKASARVVPLIDGAFGFRSEEFREYVASLPDEENSSVFRMSRDVASKWFNEVILPKAIENRSGDLVLHSLRHTMATLLKHAGVAESTAQDVLGHTNQSITFNLYGKTKSVNLMAEALKQALPEPAGLQHARV; this is translated from the coding sequence GTGGTTACCACCATCCATGAGGAAACCAATGCGGCTAAGAGGTTCTTTGGTCTACTGGCGGTCATCACAGGCGCTCGCTGTGGGGAACTCACTCAGCTTACCAAGGCTGATATTTATGAGGATGGTGATAATGGCCTGCTATGTATCGACATCAACGCTAACAACGGGAAGGCCCTGAAGAACAAAGCGAGTGCCCGCGTGGTCCCTCTGATTGATGGAGCCTTTGGGTTCCGCTCTGAAGAATTCCGTGAGTATGTCGCTTCGCTCCCTGATGAAGAAAACTCATCGGTCTTCAGGATGTCCCGCGATGTTGCATCCAAATGGTTCAATGAGGTCATTCTGCCGAAGGCCATAGAGAACCGCTCAGGTGACCTTGTGCTTCATTCTTTACGACACACGATGGCTACCTTGCTGAAACACGCTGGGGTCGCTGAGAGTACCGCTCAGGATGTCTTAGGCCATACTAATCAGTCGATTACGTTTAATCTTTACGGGAAGACCAAGAGTGTGAACTTAATGGCTGAAGCCTTGAAGCAGGCTCTGCCTGAACCGGCTGGCCTTCAACATGCGCGGGTCTAA